The window CGCCCTGGTTCTCTGAGGCAATTCCTTCAACGCCTTACGATCCCATTGTTCTCAGAGAAACATTTGAGAAGGTAATATAACTGATAAGTGTTTCATGTCTacttaagaaaataaaattgtttcATTGCTTGGCACTTGGGTGGATAAGTTTCTCCTCACTTGTGCAGGCTGTGATCAAAAGGCTCATGACTGATGTTCCATTTGGAGTGTTGCTATCTGGTGGCCTCGATTCATCACTAGTCGCAGCGGTGACATCCCGGCACTTGGCCGGCACAAAAGTTGCAGAGCAGTGGGGAACTCAACTCCACTCCTTCTGTGTTGGCTTAGAGGTCAGCAAAATGAGCTCATCTTTTAACCCCAAAAGGAAAGAAGTGGAGTTGTTCTCATATTTATACATACTGTTTCATACTGCAGAGTTCGCCGGATTTGAAGGCAGCAAGGGAGGTCGCAGATTATTTAGGAACACTTCACCATGAGTTCCACTTCACTGTTCAGGTAAGTCCTATTTTCATTGCGTGGAAATCTTATCGCTCAGTGGTTGTTGAGAATCACATATTGATCTTAAATAGTTAAGGACTCTCGTCTTGTTGTTATTGCTGGACAAGTACTAAATTTTGTCATTTGTCTCTTAATTTCAGGATGGCATTGATGCTATCGAGGATGTGATCTACCATATCGAAACATATGACGTGACAACAATTAGAGCCAGTACACCAATGTTCCTCATGTCTCGGAAGATCAAGGCACTGGGAGTGAAGATGGTGATCTCTGGCGAGGGCTCGGATGAGATATTTGGAGGTTATTTGTACTTTCACAAGGCACCAAACAAGGAAGAATTacacatggagacatgtagaaaGGTATTCATTCATTTCCTCATTTGAAAATGACTAGTCTCATGTGGTAATAGCCTACCTATCGTTCTCTAGATTAAAGCTCTCCATCAATATGATTGCTTGAGGGCTAACAAAGCAACATCAGCTTGGGGGCTTGAAGCTCGTGTGCCATTCTTAGACAAGGAGTTTATAAATGTCGCAATGAGTATCGATCCTGAATCAAAAATGGTATGTGAATTGCATTATCTACAAGGATTTCAATTTCCCAAAGAGTATTCTGACTGGTTATCTGTTTTCATCTCAGATCAAGCCCGACCTCTGTCGAATTGAAAAGTGGGTACTGAGGAAGGCCTTTGACAATGAGGCGAACCCCTACCTGCCAAAGGTTATCATTTAGTTATCTTGCTCGTCAGAGATCTTGCTGATTGTTACGCAGAATTAACAAGTATTTTGTTTTTGCAGCACATTCTTTATAGGCAGAAGGAGCAATTCAGTGATGGTGTTGGTTATAGCTGGATTGATGGACTGAAGGCTCATGCAGCAGACCATGTACcattttgtttcaaattttcattcctttCATCTCTTCGCTCCTTCAAATCAAAATGTACTAAATGCTCCATTTTGGCAAAAACAATTCCTTTCAGGTGTCCAACAAAATGATGCAAAATGCAAAGAACATATATCCACACAACACACCAACTACAAAAGAAGCTTACTACTACAGAATGATCTTCGAAAGGTTCTTCCCACAGGTATAGATTGCACTCCAACCCCAATTATGGACTCTCCTAACTATTGCCATGAGCATTGTCAAGATGTTGAGAAACCCATTTGTATGTGCAGAACTCTGCAAGGTTGACTGTTCCTGGGGGTCCTAGTGTGGCATGTAGCACTGCAATGGCGATCGAGTGGGACGCTCAGTGGGCAAAGAATCTCGATCCCTCGGGCAGAGCTGCACTCGGAGTCCATGTTTCGGCCTGCGATCCGACCGcgccccctttgatcacagctgGAACCAATCCTGGGGTGCTTATCAACAAGAAGCAGAGCATGATGGAAGTGAAGAAAGCACCAGAGCTCACTATAAATTCCTAGTCATTTAGAAAACACAAACTACTACTGTAATCCAGGTATTTGAGTGATTGACATGGTAGCTACTTAAAGTTTCATTCCATGTAAGGGGAGTGACTGTTGAATGTAATATcaataaaatttgaaattggttTGTTCGCCTAATCTTCACCAAGAAACCTCAAAAATTCAAGTGCATTGACTTTATTCTACAGTAGTCAAATAACAGTTGAGATTAGGTTCTTTTAAATTAATCTCGAAAAAGGCTTTCATAGAAAAACTAGTCCTTTTCATGAGGTCCTTATGTACATGCACCTCTCACAAGCTTCCAAGCTTCCAATTCCTTATTTGAGGCTTTCATATAGAATTATTGTTGCTTTTGCTTGGCATTTAATTCGATTAAAAAACACACACTGATTGATTGCAGGGAACTACTCTAAAGAAATAAATGAGAGGAGGACCATGAATTGCACGAGTATGACATGATTCCTACACTCGCTCCGAACAGGGGGCGTCGCCTATTAATGCCGACTAAACGTTTTAACTAGACCAGCTAAAAATTAGTAAGATGAAGTATTCAATCCTTAGGCCGATTAATTTTAGAAGTAATCGATTTAGTCTCATACTGATCCAATTAAAAAAGCTTTTTTTTACTACCATTATCATATCAACCTtactatttatataaattatcttaatttttaaaataaaatttaatttaatctaaaattCCTAAACCTTAAATTTAGATCAATCCGAATTTGAATTTAACTGATCCTAACAGCGTCCAAAAACTCACAATCCGAAATTGAAAATAATCAATCttaattcaatatttttttgatCGATTAATGAATTATAAGTCGGTTCATTTTTAACACCCACAGCGGTCACTAATTTATTGATTTCAGCGGTTGAATATTCAAATATACTGGGGATCGTAACTACTGGTCCCGGAAATACAATAATAGAGCGCCGAGTCAGCACGTCACCTAACGTAAGAAAGCCAACGATTACCAAACTTCGCCACATTTCTCCGATTCTTCCTTCTGCTGTTCTGCTTCGtcgtcttctcctcctcctcctcctcctccaattCCATCGTCGATATTTTATTGCTCATCGATTGAGCTCCCATCGGCGTCTTCCCTCATGAGATGCGCTCGCCTCGCCGGAGGAATTCCGTTCTCGGCCACAAATCGCTCTCCATGAAGCACCACCACCAGCCGCGCAGGAGTGGGAGGAACCCCTTCTTCGCCTTCCTCTTCAccgtcttcctcctcctcttcttcgtcTACAGCGACGATATCGTCGATTCCGTCTCCGGATTTTTCCTAGCCGGTCGCGGAGACTCGGCGCGGCACCAGGTTCTCGCCGCGAAGCCGAGGCACGAAAGCCATGTCCCCGGCCGCATCGACAGCCTTGAGGAGGAGCCCGATGACGAGGAGGAGCAGGAGACGGTGagcgaggaagagaaggagacgGTGACAGTGGACGTGCCGCGATCGGTCGAGCCGCCGCCTCGGTCGACGCCCCAGGTTCCCCGAGGGGGGAGGGGACAGAGCAAGGCGGAGGCGAAGCCCCAGAGAGCGGCGTTGAACGTGCCGGAGACCTGCGACCTGTTCGACGGCGAGTGGGTGTACGACGACGTGGCGTACCCGATCTACAAGGAGCACGAGTGCGGGTTCATGACCGAACAGGTCACGTGCATGCGGAACGGCCGCCGCGACGACACCTACCAGAAGTGGCGGTGGCAGCCCCGTGCTTGCGACTTGCCGAGGTAGACGCCATCGACGAACGACGACATGTTCAATTACGAATCTCTAATCGCAAAGCACACTGTTTGAATCTCCCTAGGTTTGATGCGAAGGTGTTCATGGAGAGGCTTCGGGGGAAGCGCCTCATGTTCGTCGGGGACTCCTTGAACAGGAACCAGTGGGAGTCCATGGTGTGCTTGGTCCAATCCATCATCCCATGGAACAAGAAGTCTCTCACAAAAATCGGATCGCTCAACGTATTCAGAGCCGAGGTAAGGGCACAAGTTTGCAGCTGTTTGTGTTGGAATGTGGACCAGGTGTTTGATGGAATGTTGCCCTGCAGGAGTACAATGCTTCGGTGGAGTTCTACTGGGCGCCATTCCTGGTGGAATCGAACGCTGATGACCCAAGAATTCACAGTATCCCTGACCGAATCATCACCAACTCCATAGAAAAGCATGGAAAGCAGTGGAAGGGAGTGGATTACTTGATCTTTAACACCTACATCTGGTGGATGAACACGCCCAAAATGAAAGTCCTGTGAGTAATTCCATCTATAACAATTGAGCTCTGCTGCTAGCTAATTACCCTGCTACTGTCGACTGATGATATCTGTTTAATTACATGTCTACAGGAGGAGAAAGTTTGGCCGAGGATCAACGAACCACACGACCGTCGAGAGGACTACGGCTTACAGGAGAGTCCTCAAGATATGGGCAAAATGGGTGCACAGGAATTTGAATCCCAAGAAGACAATGGTTTTCTTCATGAGCATATCCCCCAATCACATGAGGTATTCTTTAATTCCATAGTGTTGctctagttttaaattttgtttttccATTTTGGCTTTCAAATGCTTGAGATGACTCTCCATCGTTGAGCCACACAATGACTGGTGGCTCTGCTGTAGACACACCAGTAGCCTCTTTCTTTGACATTGACAGAATTCAGAATTAAAGCCATTTAGTAGATGCCTATTCCCTAATGACTTTGGAGTACGACACTTCATTTGTAAGTTATGGACAGAGAGTTTAGAAGTCAAGTATTGGAAGCTGAGTGCCAGGCCAGATCATGTTtttcttaggattttttttttctccagtAGCTTAATGTGAATACCAGCTGCTTCACGCAGCAATTCAACCTCTTCTAGAGACTACCTTCCTCGTGGCCAGCCCATAGTGATTTCGTTCATCTCACAGTCCCGCCGTGAGCGACCTTCTAGATGGGAGGACATTTAATCGATGAATCCCACGGAAATGCACAAGTCCAATGAAACAACTCTTTCACCTAAGTACTAACTTTCCTTTATTCACTTCCCATGATTGTTGAGATCATGAAACCATCCAATCACACAATTAATAAACACACAATTTATGTGGATTTACAATTCGAGTGTGCATGCAGGAGCTTGGACTGGGACAATCCGGAGGGGATCAAGTGCGCGCTGGAGACGCTGCCGGTGACGAACCTGTCGCACCCGCTGGAGATCGGCACCGACTGGCGGCTGTTCGCGGTCGAGGAGAGCGTCCTCCGCTCCATGCGCTTCCCCGTCTCCTTCATCAAGATCACCGCGCTGTCGGAGTTCCGCAAGGACGCCCACACCTCCGTCCACACCCTCCGCCAGGGGAAGCTGCTGACTCCGGAGCAGCAGGCCGACCCCGCCACCTTCGCCGACTGCCTCCACTGGTGCCTCCCCGGCCTCCCCGACACCTGGAACGAATTCATCTACGCCCGCATCGCCTCACGACCATGGCCAAAGCTGCATGCGCTCACCTCATGATCAATAATTCTTGATTGGTTTAACCTTCATTTTTCCCCCTATATATCTTTCACATTTTTATACGTATAGTAACATTGTTACTGAACATATAAGATATAACGTTTATGTAGAGTTGAATTAGCTCATATTCTATGTCCTTGTCGTGGAGTTAAAGTGGGGAGCCAGGAGTTGCATGTGGTGGGGCTGGGCTGGAGCTGCTCTGAGAGTTAGGTTGGCTATAGTGCGCATGCGGAGTAGGTTCCGATTCACATGCAAATAATGGAGGATGCAAACGACAAAGTACGAGAAACAAAGAGCAGGGACGATGGTGAGAGAACCATTAAACGTCTGGCAGTGATATATTCGCCAGTTGTTTAgctttttgtttttaaaatactttttcaatTTGTTTTAAGATTCAAGTTAACTTACTAACGTACGCTTGTTCTCGAAAGTCTTCGATGGAGAAAAGGAACGAACTTCGAAAATAGACACTTAGATTGACCGGGAGATAGATGTCGTATGAGCCGACGAGGGGATCTAGATCTGAGAGCTATTAGAGTATTCACAGTGGTTAAAATCTGAACTCTTTCGTTATTAGAGCATTTACAGTAGTTAAAATCTGAACTCTTTCATTGTCATATTTGTGtcacatcaaaaattaaaaatcctatATCTTTTTCCACTATCAAAAAAAACCTCTCAACAATTTCTTCATAGGTCTTatacttttcattatatatatttcattatctcttcttcatattaaattcataaattactaacataaaataactttcataataaaaaaataaaagacgaATAAGCGGGttttataaaataactttcattaataaaattttatctcttcttcatggattttttttaattattaaaaaaataaaaaaaatgaaaagacgaAGAAGCGGCTCCGCAGCGGCAGAGCCGCTTCTTCGTTTTAATCAAAATTCTTCGTTATAAAATTACTATGTTTTTCGCCAAGTCCACGTCACAGTGGGAGCTCGGAAAGAGCTCCCACTGTGGATGCTCTTAACTACCCTTCCTTTCAGGAAGCGACACGTGTTTGTAGGAGAGTATCTAGGAGATCAATTCTAACAACATAGTAATTGTCTTTCCATTCAACTAGTGCCATGTGCCGTGGAGGAATGATCCCAACGATGAGGAGGTTGCAATGCTCTTCGTATGCTTTAAACAAACCACGTGAGGTGTACACTGGATCTAAGGATGAGGAGATAAGGAAATAAAGCTATTTCAGAGCAACCTTAAAAGTAGACTAAGCTAGGGCATGAGGTTGAGCCAATGATAGTATAGGCGACTAAGATCGAGCCATCTAAATAATTTGGGATCTGAAATTGTGATAGAGCCATGTGCTATTGGTAGCTGAAGCTGAGCAAGGATGTGGAATATGAGACTTAGACAAACTCATGGAGGATGTATGCAGTGTAGGATCGAAACGAACGAGAGAAGAGAAGGGGGGTGTGTgaatcttatttttaaaatttctcttttcacCTTTTGAAATCTTTTCGGAAATACATGcaacagaaaatttaaaatacatattGCATAGAGAGGAAAACGATAtttttgtttttacttggtttataGCCTCTCAACTACTGATCCAAGACCCACAATTTCTTGGACTATTTCAATTGGACAATCTACTAAATTCTCTCCTGAAGAACCTTTGAGCAAAAAGATCGAATATAGAAATAAAGAGAGTGTAACGACTTACACTCTCTTATGCAAATATAAtgagaactaaaagaaaatattGCATACATGAATTGTAGTTGAAGATCGAAATTCAATGTCAGTGTTGTTTTGATTGTAGTAGTTGAACATAGTATAGTCATAGTAGATCAGTTGGGCATAAATGGCGTAGCATAATCAAGTTGAAGCGTATAAAATAATAGATGAAGAATTGCTCTAGTTGACTATCCTTTTATACTGCATTGGGAGTGCCTCCAATGACCTATAAGTGCCTCAATGAAATCCGATCAAATTCAAAGAGTTCAATACTTATCTATTTGGAGGCGTCTCCAAACAtctaagggcgcctccaatgctttAACCCAAGGCAcctttgttgggaccttgacgtccgctaaagggggggtgaatagcgtctcacccaaaactttacttcctataatgttagtgcacagcggaatacaaaagcaaaataacaaatacgaaagttaacctaaaacaagaaggaagaagacaacaaaccaaacacaaaccctaacacaaggcgtgtacgtggttcggagataacttgctcctactccacggcgtgtccgtaaggtggacgatccctcaatccgtcggtggattagtccccggcaaactccggctagctcaacctccttgtgggtggagaaacctcaccacaactccaaccaagacctcttggcacacaaagatctcttgagcactttggtgactactaattaggctttaaccaagtctaatttcgttaccttggccggtcatcccaagctccttcttatagagcttggagcaaatcagaaagcttatttgcccgttaccagtcgactggtcaatgcaccagtcgactggtgccaacggctatctcaacggctctctgctacagtgcatcagtcgactgcaacaatcatcagtcgactgctacagtactgctacagtaacgctgcaGTAAACCTTGATTTTAGGATtttgcctcgagtacattcactcagcactcgttctgtcccgaccaacctagacctaaccttctagcctcctccatcagcctcgcgtccctcggatgtctccccatccttcacgtcttgccttctggagcttccttcagcctcgtccatattgtcgggtcttcctttgccaagaggctcctcatctccggggcttcatccattgccaagtaacacttggacttacgttgccaagactacatgcttggacttacaccgccaagactcattcttggactttcctcctttgccaagatcacacttggacttttcttgttgtacttgtatcctgcacactcacaatgcatatcaaatacaacaataaacctaacttaaacctttgcccaaacatcaaaacctagggcacctagattgctccaacaacctTCACTAATCCGAGATGCCTCTAGCGCTGAAGAGTTATCCTTGCACCTTATACACTCTAAGGCACCTCCATTCATCTGTGACGTCTCCGGTCCCTTACTCAGGGTGCCCTTTTTCACTTAAGGACGCATGGAGTACTATTCATACGAACTTGATTTTTTACTCCAAgctcctgcaaaacatgttagtttaaataataaaattatatgcaaaacagagttaacacaAATACATAAATATAATTATGAATTAGATCTTGTTTTTAGAAGACCAGGATCTAATTTGGTCTCaacttaaattttcaaattgGATTTACGTTGGACCAACACGTACAGTTCCAATaacactcatcctttccggatATGTCTCCTCCAGTTGCTTTTCTCTATTTATTCACCAAATATTTGATCCTCTAAAGTTGTTTAGACTTTCTCTGATCTTGTTTAGTGTCTGATAAGCCTAATCGACTAAGACTTTCCTGTAATACTAAATTATCACAATAGATATcaaatagtaaagtaaaataaTGTTAACACAATCAAAATTCACTAGTCTAGTCGATAGCTCGGTCTCACTCGCTTGGAGTTTACTCCTTCAAGATCTCTCACTACttagggttaccttcccctagaGTTTTCCCTTCCTTAGAGTTTATTCTTCTAAGACTTTTTATTACCTAGGGTTACATTttctaggattttcccttgcttaGAGTTCACTACTCTAAGACTTTtcactacctagggttacctctccttAGGGTTTAGTCTTGTCTAACCTCAAATTAGAACTAatcactcggtagacttctcacTATTTCtttgcctaacatctagttatgACTAATCACCCGGTAAATTTCTTACCCTCTAGTCGCTAGGTAGATTTCTCACTCTTGCATGCATAACTTCTAGTTTGGACTTCCCTTATTTAACCtgatctagttaggacttctcacttgcctaggttaaccttgaccaaACTCTATTAAATATATTGAaaaacaaacatcaaaactctataagtcgattgcaccaacagacagTTGAGGTCTAACCATGATGCGAAGATCAGAGACTGAGACATAGTGATGGAGGGTGTCGATAGCTGAAGCTGAGCCAAGAGGCGGGGATCTGAAATTAAGACTAAATTATGGAGAATGTCGGCAGCTAAGGCCGAGCAAGAATATAGGAATTCGAGACTTGAGACAAAGTCATTGAAGATGTCGACAGCTGCAGTCGAACTAAAATGATCACTACAATAATTACtgtattttgggacgaattttgggacgaatttatgaaaaaaattcgttgcaaaagatttggggacgaaatttgggatgaaaattttttcgtcccaaacaggttgatgccaacttttggaacaaaTTTATgtttgttgcaaaattggcaacGAAATTGGGGACGAAAATagggacgaaaataattttcgtccccaaattcgtcgcaaaatttgTAACAAAAATAATCTGTCACCGCAGAAGTTTAtagaattttgcaacgaatatttttttgttgcaaacttagcaacgaatttggggtcaaaaaattttgtcgaatttttttttgttgctaattttgtcccaaattttgtGTATGATTTTCCAACGAATAGTAATTTTGTTGCAAAATcggcaacgaatttggcaacaaaatttagcaacgaattttattttcgttgccaaagccgtcgccaattttgcaacaaaaaccCTTACTTGTTGCAATATTTCatacaattttgggacgaaaaattttttgttgcaaattttgcaacgaatttggggacaaattcagTGACGAATTAATTTTTGTTGCTAAGTTAGtccctaattttgcaacgaataagatatttgtttcaaatttggcaacgaaattTTTTTTCGTTGCCAAATCCGTTGCTTTTTATATAtgggattctgggacgaatccacagattcatcccagaatctgggacgaaatttGCAACAAAACACCTTTTATTGGGAAGTGACGATAGAATGGCAACAAAAATtatttgttgccaaattcgttccTAATATCAAAACTACATTACAGATATAGCTAATTTCTACAATTCAATCCATACATACATatacaacaaattcaaataaaacattcaacacatcctaattaacattaacacatcctaattaaaacattcaacacatcctaattaacattAACACATCTTAATTAATTCACATACATCTATTCATTCAAACTCAACAAGTCATACAATATCATAATTTGTTCTTTAAGCTACTCAAAAATATTTCACAAGTTCAACACTCCAACAAGTTTCCATACAAGTCCATCAATCCAAGAAGTTAAACAAACTAagatacatcaagttatcttcttatTCCACAAAAGCTTTCATCCCCATCAAGTCTTCTTTTCCtacataaaaacaaacaaataaactagatcatATGTAACCAGAAAGCTAGTTAATTACTTAAAATGTAACAGTATCATAATTAGTTTGCTTGCATGGGAGTGTGACATCACAAACTTGGTTTGAGGTTTGGTGCTTGAGGATGTTATATAACTTGTATTGTTCGCATAAAACAGATCCAACTAGTAGCCCTAGTATTTGAAGATGTCGAACACACATAAAAGATGtagagagagagaaagtattaatCCGAATTATATTGAGTAGTGTAACAAAAGGGAAACAATCGATCAGAAATTCTTTTTATAAGTTGGAACCTGAATCTTACAAACCCAACCATGAGATGCTCATTTTAATGGGATGTGACAAGTAGGAACTTGTAAAGCAATGTTGTATTATGTGATGCCAATATATAAGTTCACAGTCTTGCTGTGCTTTATCAGAGAAAAAAAGTAACAAATTGAGGAAACATGAATGATATGAGTTTGGTATTCATTGTTATACAGTAGAGTTAAGACACTGTTACTGAGACTACCATAGATTCCCTAGGTAAAAGATCAATTGTATGCAGAATAAGTGAAGCCCGACAGAATGTACAGAAATGAATCAGAGATCTTGTAGCTACAAATTGATAGAGAGGAGTAAAGCTTGGTTTGATATTTCAAACTAataagaagacaagtcaaaaTTAAGACAGGTCAAAAACTTTTAATTGCCCATGGACTGAAGTCAGCAAACTCAAGACAATTACTCTGAAACACCTTTATACAAGCAATCAGAAATTCCTTGAACATTCAAAAAAAGGCCCTATTTATCAACGGTATCAACTATCCATTTCATAGCAACGgtaaattaaaatataagaagtATCTTGAAGCTAGCTAACAGTTTCTTAAATATAATACATCCTATTTCACcatagcaaataaaagctacGAATATCCTATTTCCATTTGGCATGAATAGCATGAGATGTATTCTTAAAAATCCTAACATATGAAAATATCTCAAATGAATAAAACACAAACTAGTTAATATCAAATTGGTTCCAAACACCTTCCTCATTGATTAAAGACATCACTGAATTAGTTTGTTTCAAATATAATCAATCAAATGACCTCCAGAAGATATGGTTGACAAATCCGTCAATATATAATGC is drawn from Zingiber officinale cultivar Zhangliang chromosome 1B, Zo_v1.1, whole genome shotgun sequence and contains these coding sequences:
- the LOC122050338 gene encoding asparagine synthetase [glutamine-hydrolyzing]-like encodes the protein MCGILAVLGCSDESQAKRVRVLELSRRLKHRGPDWSGLHQYGDCYLAHQRLAIVDPASGDQPLYNEDKSIVVTVNGEIYNHEELRKLLPNHKFRTGSDCEVIAHLYEEYGEGFIDMLDGIFSFVLLDTRENSYIAARDAIGITPLYIGWGLDGSVWISSEMKGLHDDCEHFEVFLPGHLYSSKGGGYKRWYNPPWFSEAIPSTPYDPIVLRETFEKAVIKRLMTDVPFGVLLSGGLDSSLVAAVTSRHLAGTKVAEQWGTQLHSFCVGLESSPDLKAAREVADYLGTLHHEFHFTVQDGIDAIEDVIYHIETYDVTTIRASTPMFLMSRKIKALGVKMVISGEGSDEIFGGYLYFHKAPNKEELHMETCRKIKALHQYDCLRANKATSAWGLEARVPFLDKEFINVAMSIDPESKMIKPDLCRIEKWVLRKAFDNEANPYLPKHILYRQKEQFSDGVGYSWIDGLKAHAADHVSNKMMQNAKNIYPHNTPTTKEAYYYRMIFERFFPQNSARLTVPGGPSVACSTAMAIEWDAQWAKNLDPSGRAALGVHVSACDPTAPPLITAGTNPGVLINKKQSMMEVKKAPELTINS
- the LOC122050346 gene encoding protein trichome birefringence-like 28, which translates into the protein MRSPRRRNSVLGHKSLSMKHHHQPRRSGRNPFFAFLFTVFLLLFFVYSDDIVDSVSGFFLAGRGDSARHQVLAAKPRHESHVPGRIDSLEEEPDDEEEQETVSEEEKETVTVDVPRSVEPPPRSTPQVPRGGRGQSKAEAKPQRAALNVPETCDLFDGEWVYDDVAYPIYKEHECGFMTEQVTCMRNGRRDDTYQKWRWQPRACDLPRFDAKVFMERLRGKRLMFVGDSLNRNQWESMVCLVQSIIPWNKKSLTKIGSLNVFRAEEYNASVEFYWAPFLVESNADDPRIHSIPDRIITNSIEKHGKQWKGVDYLIFNTYIWWMNTPKMKVLRRKFGRGSTNHTTVERTTAYRRVLKIWAKWVHRNLNPKKTMVFFMSISPNHMRSLDWDNPEGIKCALETLPVTNLSHPLEIGTDWRLFAVEESVLRSMRFPVSFIKITALSEFRKDAHTSVHTLRQGKLLTPEQQADPATFADCLHWCLPGLPDTWNEFIYARIASRPWPKLHALTS